One region of Triticum aestivum cultivar Chinese Spring chromosome 6B, IWGSC CS RefSeq v2.1, whole genome shotgun sequence genomic DNA includes:
- the LOC123135947 gene encoding F-box protein At5g03970 isoform X2: MAASRRRHARSPAVAPLEDDDLLSEILVRLPPQPSSLPRASLVCKRWRRLVSDPAFCRRFRLRHGRNPPLLGFFDIFCDISFIPTLEAPDRVPPGRFSLQLDDGDGDFMSLGCRHGLVLIYLRKRLQILVWDPVTADQHRLAIPPVVAACRGETLINGAVLRDAGDVQHFQVVLVVAYDDDQQHRQALACVYLSKTGLWGDPIKTLLPHQAVQADVISFPTVVSTDVAVLAGDSLYWLLVGNFTGILEFDLEKQRLAVIRLPKEVSCWKLMRAEGGGLGLLRMPDSNCNTQLWKRKTNCDGVASWVLGRTMNLENILPLKPEEKGAIAILALAEGNNVLLLWTIIGLFVVNLESLKFKKLFKTMIVSQYYPFESVYTADIGGGHDGVDLLHKT; the protein is encoded by the exons ATGgcggccagccgccgccgccacgcccgctCGCCGGCGGTAGCGCCGCTGGAAGACGACGACCTGCTCTCCGAGATCCTCGTCCGCCTTCCCCCGCAGCCCTCCTCCCTCCCGCGCGCCTCCCTCGTCTGCAAGCGCTGGCGCCGCCTCGTCTCCGACCCCGCCTTCTGCCGCCGCTTCCGCCTCCGCCACGGCCGCAACCCTCCTCTCCTCGGTTTCTTCGACATATTTTGTGACATCTCCTTCATACCTACTCTGGAGGCCCCCGACCGTGTCCCTCCCGGCCGCTTCTCCTTGCAGCtcgacgacggggacggcgacttCATGTCCCTTGGATGCCGCCATGGTCTCGTGCTCATCTACCTTAGGAAGCGCCTCCAGATCCTGGTGTGGGACCCCGTCACCGCCGACCAGCACCGCCTCGCCATTCCCCCTGTGGTTGCGGCATGTAGGGGGGAGACTCTGATCAACGGGGCGGTGCTTCGCGATGCTGGAGACGTCCAACACTTCCAGGTGGTCTTGGTAGTGGCATATGATGACGACCAACAACACAGACAAGCGCTCGCCTGTGTTTACTTGTCGAAGACAGGCTTATGGGGAGATCCCATCAAAACACTCCTTCCACACCAGGCAGTCCAAGCCGATGTAATCAGTTTTCCCACCGTGGTTTCTACAGATGTTGCTGTGCTGGCTGGAGATTCCCTTTACTGGCTGCTTGTTGGGAATTTCACTGGCATTCTCGAGTTTGATTTGGAGAAGCAGAGGCTAGCTGTGATACGACTGCCAAAGGAGGTCAGCTGCTGGAAGCTTATGCGGGCAGAGGGCGGTGGGCTTGGTCTCCTCAGGATGCCAGATTCAAACTGCAACACCCAGTTATGGAAGAGGAAGACCAATTGTGATGGTGTTGCTTCATGGGTGCTTGGAAGGACTATGAATCTGGAGAATATACTTCCCCTGAAACCAGAGGAGAAAGGGGCCATTGCGATACTAGCGCTTGCTGAAGGCAATAATGTGTTGTTGCTGTGGACTATTATCGGCCTCTTCGTGGTCAATCTTGAGTCATTAAAGTTCAAGAAGCTTTTCAAAACTATGATAGTTTCTCAGTATTATCCATTTGAAAGTGTCTACACTGCAG ACATTGGTGGTGGACATGATGGAGTTGATCTTTTGCACAAGACATAA
- the LOC123135947 gene encoding F-box protein At5g03970 isoform X1 — protein MAASRRRHARSPAVAPLEDDDLLSEILVRLPPQPSSLPRASLVCKRWRRLVSDPAFCRRFRLRHGRNPPLLGFFDIFCDISFIPTLEAPDRVPPGRFSLQLDDGDGDFMSLGCRHGLVLIYLRKRLQILVWDPVTADQHRLAIPPVVAACRGETLINGAVLRDAGDVQHFQVVLVVAYDDDQQHRQALACVYLSKTGLWGDPIKTLLPHQAVQADVISFPTVVSTDVAVLAGDSLYWLLVGNFTGILEFDLEKQRLAVIRLPKEVSCWKLMRAEGGGLGLLRMPDSNCNTQLWKRKTNCDGVASWVLGRTMNLENILPLKPEEKGAIAILALAEGNNVLLLWTIIGLFVVNLESLKFKKLFKTMIVSQYYPFESVYTAETDIGGGHDGVDLLHKT, from the exons ATGgcggccagccgccgccgccacgcccgctCGCCGGCGGTAGCGCCGCTGGAAGACGACGACCTGCTCTCCGAGATCCTCGTCCGCCTTCCCCCGCAGCCCTCCTCCCTCCCGCGCGCCTCCCTCGTCTGCAAGCGCTGGCGCCGCCTCGTCTCCGACCCCGCCTTCTGCCGCCGCTTCCGCCTCCGCCACGGCCGCAACCCTCCTCTCCTCGGTTTCTTCGACATATTTTGTGACATCTCCTTCATACCTACTCTGGAGGCCCCCGACCGTGTCCCTCCCGGCCGCTTCTCCTTGCAGCtcgacgacggggacggcgacttCATGTCCCTTGGATGCCGCCATGGTCTCGTGCTCATCTACCTTAGGAAGCGCCTCCAGATCCTGGTGTGGGACCCCGTCACCGCCGACCAGCACCGCCTCGCCATTCCCCCTGTGGTTGCGGCATGTAGGGGGGAGACTCTGATCAACGGGGCGGTGCTTCGCGATGCTGGAGACGTCCAACACTTCCAGGTGGTCTTGGTAGTGGCATATGATGACGACCAACAACACAGACAAGCGCTCGCCTGTGTTTACTTGTCGAAGACAGGCTTATGGGGAGATCCCATCAAAACACTCCTTCCACACCAGGCAGTCCAAGCCGATGTAATCAGTTTTCCCACCGTGGTTTCTACAGATGTTGCTGTGCTGGCTGGAGATTCCCTTTACTGGCTGCTTGTTGGGAATTTCACTGGCATTCTCGAGTTTGATTTGGAGAAGCAGAGGCTAGCTGTGATACGACTGCCAAAGGAGGTCAGCTGCTGGAAGCTTATGCGGGCAGAGGGCGGTGGGCTTGGTCTCCTCAGGATGCCAGATTCAAACTGCAACACCCAGTTATGGAAGAGGAAGACCAATTGTGATGGTGTTGCTTCATGGGTGCTTGGAAGGACTATGAATCTGGAGAATATACTTCCCCTGAAACCAGAGGAGAAAGGGGCCATTGCGATACTAGCGCTTGCTGAAGGCAATAATGTGTTGTTGCTGTGGACTATTATCGGCCTCTTCGTGGTCAATCTTGAGTCATTAAAGTTCAAGAAGCTTTTCAAAACTATGATAGTTTCTCAGTATTATCCATTTGAAAGTGTCTACACTGCAG AAACAGACATTGGTGGTGGACATGATGGAGTTGATCTTTTGCACAAGACATAA